Proteins encoded in a region of the Triplophysa rosa linkage group LG6, Trosa_1v2, whole genome shotgun sequence genome:
- the LOC130555303 gene encoding uncharacterized protein LOC130555303, whose product MPASSLTKVQSHTVDFPSVPPTPFIHIVLAGTELPALVDTGSGLSIITDECRRSIPALSTQPISKSFVMASSVTGQLLDVIGSVTAPIHIGGVKFSHVFHVVRAATHSVLIGWDFLIEHGVTVDIPHARLQLYNTSVSFLSPQSLIPVQSSAVTVAQVTVPPMSEMVVPVSVKENGIANPCTDTYVGILEPQPPQVVTLGVARTLTSVHKSRGIARVVNLTNEPVALDAGCPLGQLYSIVGNAHDEYALVSAITADAETVCPVPDVHLEDTQLKAVEQSQLKSLLTEFADIFSGHSHDYGKTDLIRHSINTGDAAPIKLRPYRTSPATQAVLQQEVSKLLDHNIIEESQSPW is encoded by the coding sequence ATGCCAGCTTCGTCCCTCACAAAGGTCCAATCGCATACTGTTGATTTTCCTTCCGTTCCGCCTACGCCATTCATTCACATTGTGTTAGCTGGTACTGAACTTCCCGCCTTGGTCGATACAGGGTCAGGTCTATCTATTATTACTGATGAATGCCGTAGGTCAATTCCAGCCTTGTCCACTCAGCCTATCAGTAAGTCGTTTGTGATGGCATCGTCCGTTACTGGACAGCTGTTGGACGTAATTGGCTCTGTGACGGCCCCCATACATATTGGAGGTGTCAAATTCTCTCATGTTTTCCATGTCGTACGTGCGGCTACTCATTCCGTTCTCATAGGATGGGATTTCTTAATCGAACACGGCGTCACTGTTGACATACCACATGCGCGCTTGCAACTTTACAACACTTCAGTGTCATTCCTATCGCCCCAGTCGCTGATTCCGGTTCAAAGTTCCGCAGTCACTGTCGCTCAGGTGACTGTTCCACCTATGTCTGAGATGGTAGTTCCAGTTTCCGTCAAAGAAAATGGGATTGCGAACCCTTGCACGGACACGTATGTGGGTATACTGGAACCCCAGCCTCCCCAAGTTGTGACTTTAGGTGTTGCTCGCACACTAACATCAGTCCACAAGAGTAGGGGTATTGCTAGGGTTGTTAACCTGACTAATGAACCTGTCGCTCTTGATGCTGGGTGCCCGTTAGGTCAGCTTTACTCTATTGTTGGCAATGCACATGACGAATACGCATTAGTTTCAGCCATAACTGCggatgcagaaactgtctgtcCTGTGCCTGATGTACATTTGGAGGATACACAATTGAAGGCGGTAGAACAGTCACAGCTTAAAAGCCTGCTGACAGAGTTTGCTGACATTTTTAGTGGCCATTCGCATGACTACGGTAAAACCGACCTAATTAGGCATAGTATCAATACGGGTGACGCAGCACCGATAAAATTGCGACCATATCGAACGTCACCAGCCACTCAGGCTGTGCTACAACAAGAGGTGTCAAAGCTTTTGGACCACAACATCATTGAGGAGTCTCAGAGTCCTTGGTAG